A genome region from Leptodactylus fuscus isolate aLepFus1 chromosome 6, aLepFus1.hap2, whole genome shotgun sequence includes the following:
- the LOC142209205 gene encoding C3a anaphylatoxin chemotactic receptor-like — protein MGKLGRIKRTSGLKSKDRSAETRTPDNKTSDEDRSWRDVVYIFQKVYITLFSLIFVLGIIGNGLVIWIAGFRMKKTISAAWFLSLAIADFLCCTSIPLQIAQWAEIFKYPNIVVCLFTVTLFTLNMFASVFLLTAMSIDRCVSVMWPFWARAHRTRTLVRIIAGGVWLLSFILTGSMVYVDHKDFDNITEWCSSYRDFNYTTNLHWRVEVSRLLVMFVIPFLIILTSYVIIVIKVRKSNRPQRSQRPYRIIIAIVLCFFICWCPYYILPFVFSKKYGKFYTELTIITVLAYLSSCLNPIIYVFIGQNIKADFFRSILIRLERALTEHPDDLSREPEDGNNTLSTDL, from the exons ATGGGGAAGTTGGGGAGAATAAAAAGGACGAGCGGACTAAAGAGCAAAGACAGAAGTGCGGAGACTCG AACACCTGACAACAAAACAAGCGACGAGGATAGAAGCTGGAGAGATGTTGTATACATTTTCCAGAAGGTGTACATTACTTTATTCAGCCTCATTTTCGTTCTTGGGATTATCGGTAATGGATTAGTCATCTGGATTGCCGGATTCAGGATGAAGAAGACAATCAGTGCCGCGTGGTTCCTCAGCCTGGCCATAGCGGACTTCTTATGCTGTACGTCTATTCCTCTGCAGATTGCACAGTGGGCGGAGATTTTTAAATACCCAAACATTGTTGTTTGCCTATTTACTGTTACACTGTTCACTCTAAACATGTTTGCCAGTGTTTTTCTCCTGACCGCCATGAGTATTGACCGCTGTGTATCCGTCATGTGGCCATTCTGGGCTAGAGCTCACAGGACACGTACACTAGTGAGGATCATTGCAGGAGGCGTCTGGTTGTTGAGTTTTATCTTGACTGGTTCAATGGTTTATGTGGATCATAAAGATTTTGATAATATAACGGAATGGTGTTCATCCTATAGGGACTTTAATTATACTACTAACCTACATTGGAGAGTTGAAGTATCCAGGTTACTTGTAATGTTTGTGATCCCTTTTCTCATCATCTTGACCAGTTATGTGATCATTGTCATCAAAGTTAGAAAAAGTAATAGACCCCAGAGATCTCAGAGACCCTACAGGATCATCATTGCTATTGTATTGTGTTTCTTCATCTGCTGGTGTCCTTATTACATTTTGCCATTCGTATTTTCTAAAAAATACGGTAAATTCTATACAGAACTTACTATTATTACCGTCCTGGCTTATCTTAGCAGTTGTCTCAATCCAATCATTTATGTTTTTATAGGTCAAAATATTAAAGCTGATTTTTTTAGATCTATCCTCATCAGGCTCGAAAGAGCATTAACTGAACATCCCGATGACCTGAGCAGAGAACCAGAAGATGGTAACAATACTCTCAGTACAGATTTGTAA
- the LOC142209204 gene encoding N-formyl peptide receptor 3-like, producing MDPDLYDSTSPSTSPDYDQTTKATCYNSSSCREIVYISQKVSFTLYSIIFVLGIIGNGLVIWIAGFKMKKTITAMWFLNLAIADFLFCSSLILQIAQWAEIFVTVDISAVCVLATILFTMNMSASVLLLTAMSIDRCVSVMWPFWARAHRTRRLVRITAGGIWGLSFILTGVMVYLDVRNYTNELDQWLRLVIMFVIPFLIILTSYVIIFIKLRRSHRPRRSQRPYRIITAVILCFFICWFPYYTLPISLQFYKTDINFYSELTTITILAYLSSCLNPIIYVFMSENIRADFFRSIPARVERALTEHPDDLSRESENGDNTLNTDV from the exons ATGGATCCTGATCTGTATGACTCGACCTCACCTAGTACAAGTCCGGATTATGACCA GACAACTAAGGCAACATGTTACAATTCGAGCAGCTGCAGGGAAATTGTATACATTTCCCAGAAGGTGTCATTTACCTTATACAGCATCATCTTTGTCCTTGGGATTATCGGTAATGGATTAGTCATCTGGATTGCTGGATTCAAGATGAAGAAGACAATCACTGCCATGTGGTTCCTCAACCTGGCCATAGCGGACTTCCTATTTTGCTCTTCTCTTATCCTGCAGATTGCACAGTGGGCAGAGATTTTTGTAACCGTTGACATATCTGCTGTCTGCGTATTGGCAACTATACTATTCACTATGAATATGAGCGCCAGTGTTCTTCTCCTGACCGCCATGAGTATTGACCGCTGTGTATCCGTCATGTGGCCATTTTGGGCTAGAGCTCACAGGACACGTAGACTAGTGAGGATCACTGCAGGAGGCATCTGGGGGCTGAGTTTTATCTTGACTGGTGTAATGGTTTACTTAGATGTAAGAAATTATACAA ATGAGTTAGATCAGTGGCTCAGGTTAGTTATAATGTTTGTGATCCCTTTTCTCATCATCTTGACCAGTTATGTGATTATTTTCATCAAACTTAGAAGAAGTCATAGACCCCGGAGATCTCAGAGACCCTACAGGATCATCACCGCTGTTATATTGTGTTTCTTCATCTGCTGGTTTCCATATTACACATTACCAATATCATTGCAGTTTTATAAAACAGACATTAATTTCTATTCAGAACTTACTACTATTACCATTCTGGCTTATCTTAGCAGTTGTCTCAATCCAATCATTTATGTTTTTATGAGCGAAAATATTAGAGCTGATTTCTTCAGATCTATCCCGGCCAGGGTTGAAAGAGCATTAACTGAACATCCCGATGACCTGAGCAGAGAATCAGAGAATGGTGACAATACTCTCAATACAGATGTGTAA